From the Stigmatella erecta genome, one window contains:
- a CDS encoding (2,3-dihydroxybenzoyl)adenylate synthase: MTASVSPQAPSPLPGCTAWPEEFATRYRQAGYWRGETFGQMLRERAQRHGDRTALVAGTQRWSYREFDERTDRLVAGFHALGIQARDRVVVQLPNIAEFFEVVFALFRMGALPVFALPAHRSAEITYFCEFTEAVAYVIADKHGGFDYRTLAEKVRAAVPGLRHVIVVGDAGPFTPLHQLYASPLDGLPGPTPSDVAFFQLSGGSTGVPKLIPRTHDDYIYSLRGSVEICQLDGTSVYLCALPAAHNFPLSSPGVLGTFYAGGTAVLALHPSPDYAFPLIERERVTFTALVPPLAMIWMDAAKSRRHDLSSLKVLQVGGARLSAEAAQRVRPTLGCGLQQVYGMAEGLVNYTRLDDPEELIVATQGRPISPDDEIRIVDEDGQEVAPGETGQLLTRGPYTIRGYYKAEAHNARAFTADGFYCTGDLVRVTPEGYMVVEGRAKDQINRGGDKIAAEEVENHLLAHPSVHDAAVISVPDPFLGERTCAFVIPREAAPTAATLTSFLRERGLAAYKIPDRVEFVTAFPQTGVGKVSKKALRETLTRR; encoded by the coding sequence GTGACAGCATCCGTCTCACCGCAGGCCCCCTCCCCGCTTCCCGGCTGCACGGCCTGGCCCGAGGAGTTCGCCACGCGCTACCGCCAGGCGGGCTACTGGCGGGGAGAGACCTTCGGCCAGATGCTGCGCGAGCGCGCCCAGCGCCACGGGGACCGCACGGCCCTGGTGGCCGGGACGCAGCGCTGGAGCTACCGCGAGTTCGACGAGCGGACCGACCGGCTGGTGGCCGGCTTCCACGCCCTGGGCATCCAGGCGCGGGACCGCGTGGTGGTGCAGCTGCCCAACATCGCCGAGTTCTTCGAGGTCGTCTTCGCGCTGTTCCGCATGGGAGCCCTGCCGGTGTTCGCGCTCCCCGCGCACCGCAGCGCGGAGATCACCTACTTCTGCGAGTTCACCGAGGCGGTGGCCTACGTCATCGCCGACAAGCACGGGGGGTTCGACTACCGCACGCTGGCCGAGAAGGTGCGCGCCGCCGTGCCGGGCCTGCGCCACGTGATTGTCGTGGGCGACGCGGGGCCCTTCACGCCCCTGCACCAACTCTACGCCTCGCCGCTGGACGGCCTGCCCGGGCCCACGCCCAGCGATGTGGCCTTCTTCCAGCTCTCGGGGGGCAGCACCGGCGTTCCCAAGCTCATCCCCCGCACCCACGACGACTACATCTACAGCCTGCGCGGCAGCGTGGAGATCTGCCAGCTCGACGGGACGAGCGTGTACCTGTGCGCGCTGCCCGCCGCGCACAACTTCCCCCTCAGCTCGCCGGGGGTGCTCGGGACCTTCTACGCCGGCGGGACCGCCGTGCTGGCCCTGCACCCCAGCCCGGATTACGCCTTTCCCTTGATCGAGCGTGAGCGCGTCACCTTCACCGCGCTGGTGCCTCCGCTGGCGATGATCTGGATGGATGCCGCCAAGTCCCGGCGGCATGACCTGTCCAGCCTGAAGGTGCTCCAGGTGGGCGGTGCCCGGCTCAGCGCCGAGGCCGCCCAGCGCGTGCGGCCCACCCTGGGCTGCGGGCTGCAGCAGGTCTATGGCATGGCCGAGGGCCTGGTGAACTACACCCGGCTGGACGACCCCGAGGAGCTCATCGTCGCCACCCAGGGCCGTCCCATCTCCCCCGATGACGAGATCCGGATTGTGGACGAGGACGGCCAGGAGGTCGCCCCGGGCGAGACCGGCCAGCTGCTGACCCGGGGCCCGTACACCATCCGTGGCTACTACAAGGCCGAGGCCCACAACGCCCGGGCGTTCACCGCCGATGGCTTCTACTGCACGGGCGATCTGGTGCGGGTGACGCCGGAAGGCTACATGGTGGTGGAAGGCCGGGCGAAGGATCAGATCAACCGGGGCGGCGACAAGATCGCCGCCGAAGAGGTGGAGAACCACCTGCTGGCGCACCCTTCGGTCCATGACGCCGCGGTGATCTCCGTTCCGGACCCCTTCCTGGGCGAGCGGACCTGCGCGTTCGTCATTCCCCGCGAAGCCGCGCCCACCGCCGCGACGCTCACCTCGTTCCTGAGGGAGCGTGGCCTGGCGGCCTACAAGATTCCGGACCGTGTCGAATTCGTCACCGCGTTCCCGCAGACCGGCGTCGGCAAGGTCAGCAAGAAGGCCCTGCGCGAGACCCTGACCCGCCGCTAG
- the dhbC gene encoding isochorismate synthase DhbC, which translates to MAERPMSPQQLAAQLLESYEAGSSFFFASPKRTMLARGTFATVPHIGGADALQRLPERVAAVLNSAREAAHDIPVAVGAVPFDGSIPAQMVVPMTLQRAGPLMFDTDVPVTQPLAARYTVQPVPEPAAYLDGVSQALKLMQSGSLRKVVLSRSLHLSATTPIDLQQLLRNLAQRNPSGYTFAVDLPTGTDAASGGRRRTLIGASPELLVSRSGLQVLANPLAGSAARSPNPVEDQERAATLLKSPKDLHEHAVVIDAVVEAMRPFCKKLDVPAGPSLVSTQTMWHLSSRICGELADPSITSLKLAVALHPTPAVCGYPTELAHEAITSIEPFDRGYYTGTVGWCDATGDGQWAVTIRCAEADEHSLRLFAGAGIVVGSKPESELAETEAKFRTMLHAMGLGQNAEVKS; encoded by the coding sequence ATGGCCGAACGTCCCATGTCGCCGCAGCAGCTGGCCGCGCAGTTGCTTGAGAGCTACGAGGCCGGTTCCTCCTTCTTCTTCGCCTCTCCCAAGCGGACGATGCTGGCACGGGGCACGTTCGCCACCGTGCCGCACATCGGTGGCGCCGACGCGCTGCAGCGGCTGCCGGAGCGCGTGGCGGCCGTCCTCAACAGTGCCCGCGAGGCCGCGCACGACATCCCGGTGGCCGTGGGCGCGGTGCCCTTCGACGGCTCGATTCCCGCCCAGATGGTGGTCCCGATGACGCTGCAGCGGGCGGGCCCCCTGATGTTCGACACCGACGTGCCCGTGACGCAGCCCCTGGCGGCGCGCTACACGGTCCAGCCCGTGCCCGAGCCGGCGGCCTACCTCGACGGCGTCTCGCAGGCGCTGAAGCTGATGCAGAGCGGCTCGCTGCGCAAGGTGGTGCTGTCCCGGTCGCTGCACCTGAGCGCCACCACGCCGATCGATCTTCAGCAGCTGCTGCGCAACCTCGCCCAGCGCAACCCCTCTGGCTACACCTTCGCCGTGGACCTGCCCACCGGGACGGACGCGGCCTCGGGCGGACGCAGGCGGACGCTCATCGGCGCCAGCCCCGAGCTGCTGGTGTCCCGCTCGGGGCTTCAGGTGCTCGCCAACCCGCTGGCGGGCTCGGCGGCGCGCAGCCCCAACCCCGTGGAGGACCAGGAGCGGGCCGCCACGCTGCTGAAGTCCCCCAAGGATCTCCACGAGCACGCAGTGGTCATCGACGCGGTCGTGGAGGCCATGCGGCCGTTCTGCAAGAAGCTGGACGTGCCCGCGGGACCGTCCCTGGTCAGCACGCAGACCATGTGGCACCTGTCGAGCCGGATCTGCGGCGAGCTGGCGGATCCGTCCATCACCTCGCTGAAGCTGGCGGTCGCGCTGCACCCCACCCCGGCGGTGTGCGGCTACCCGACGGAGCTGGCGCACGAGGCCATCACCTCGATCGAGCCGTTCGATCGCGGCTACTACACGGGCACGGTCGGCTGGTGCGATGCGACCGGGGACGGCCAGTGGGCCGTGACCATCCGCTGCGCCGAGGCCGATGAGCACTCGCTGCGGCTGTTCGCGGGCGCGGGCATCGTGGTGGGCTCGAAGCCCGAGTCCGAGCTGGCGGAGACCGAGGCCAAGTTCCGCACCATGCTCCACGCGATGGGGCTGGGGCAGAACGCGGAGGTCAAGTCGTGA
- a CDS encoding 2,3-dihydro-2,3-dihydroxybenzoate dehydrogenase has translation METTSKVALVTGAAQGIGAAVVRALADTVRVAALDVQAEKLSALVSDLGPRRAPVHAFGVDVRDSAAVEAVVERVERELGPIGILVNVAGVLRPGPALTLSDEDWETTFAVNTQGVFHVSRAVARRMVPRKGGVIVTVASNASGTPRMHMAAYAASKAASAMFTKCLGLELAQHNIRCNIVSPGSTDTAMQRALWTDERGGEATIQGSLETFRVGIPLRRLATPADIADAVVFLTSDQARHITMHDLCVDGGATLGV, from the coding sequence ATGGAAACGACCTCCAAGGTGGCCCTGGTCACGGGCGCGGCACAGGGAATTGGTGCAGCGGTCGTCCGCGCGCTGGCGGACACCGTACGGGTCGCCGCGCTCGATGTTCAGGCCGAGAAGCTCTCCGCGCTGGTCTCGGACCTGGGGCCGCGCCGGGCCCCGGTCCACGCCTTCGGGGTGGATGTGCGCGACAGCGCCGCGGTCGAGGCCGTGGTCGAGCGCGTCGAGCGCGAGCTGGGCCCCATTGGCATCCTGGTCAACGTGGCCGGTGTGCTGCGGCCGGGCCCTGCCCTCACGCTCAGCGACGAGGATTGGGAGACGACCTTCGCGGTCAACACCCAGGGCGTGTTTCACGTCTCGCGTGCCGTGGCCCGGCGCATGGTGCCGCGCAAGGGCGGCGTGATTGTCACCGTGGCGTCGAATGCCTCGGGCACCCCCCGGATGCACATGGCCGCCTACGCGGCCTCCAAGGCCGCCTCCGCCATGTTCACCAAGTGCCTGGGGCTCGAGCTGGCCCAGCACAACATCCGCTGCAACATCGTGTCCCCCGGCTCCACCGACACGGCCATGCAGCGCGCGCTCTGGACGGATGAGCGGGGCGGTGAGGCCACCATCCAGGGCTCCCTGGAGACCTTCCGCGTGGGCATCCCCCTGCGCCGGCTGGCCACCCCCGCCGACATCGCCGATGCCGTGGTGTTCCTCACCTCCGACCAGGCCCGCCACATCACCATGCACGACCTGTGCGTCGATGGTGGCGCGACGCTGGGCGTCTAG
- a CDS encoding siderophore-interacting protein, which produces MMTQPERAPRRVPFPIKFRTLEVLRVASVTPHMVRVTLGGKELEGFQTPAADDHVRLLFPAPGELKPLLPTMGPHGPVFPEGKPRPASRDYTPRRYDAAAGELDIDFVVHGSGPGTTWATHAKPGDFVGVGGPRSSMIVPSDFDWYLLAGDSTALPAIGRWLEELPAGAHAIVFIEVSDASEEQRFNTRARVELTWLHRNGAAPGSTNQLEKAIRALQFPPGDYFVWLAGEANTLRPIREHVYNERGTHKRWVSATGYWKRDTADHHEPHD; this is translated from the coding sequence ATGATGACCCAGCCTGAACGGGCGCCGCGCCGCGTGCCCTTCCCGATCAAGTTCCGGACGCTCGAAGTCCTCCGTGTGGCCTCCGTCACCCCGCATATGGTGCGTGTCACGCTCGGAGGAAAGGAGCTGGAAGGCTTCCAGACCCCGGCGGCGGACGACCACGTGCGGCTCCTCTTCCCCGCCCCCGGCGAGCTCAAGCCGCTCCTGCCCACCATGGGCCCCCACGGGCCCGTGTTTCCGGAGGGCAAGCCCCGCCCCGCCTCGCGGGACTACACCCCGCGGCGCTATGACGCCGCCGCGGGCGAGCTGGACATCGACTTCGTGGTGCATGGCTCGGGGCCTGGGACAACCTGGGCCACCCACGCCAAGCCCGGAGACTTCGTCGGCGTGGGAGGCCCCCGCAGCTCGATGATCGTCCCCTCGGACTTCGACTGGTACCTGCTCGCGGGCGACTCGACCGCGCTGCCGGCCATCGGCCGCTGGCTGGAGGAGCTGCCCGCTGGTGCCCACGCGATTGTCTTCATCGAGGTCAGCGATGCCTCCGAGGAGCAGCGCTTCAACACCCGCGCCCGCGTGGAGCTGACGTGGCTGCACCGCAACGGCGCGGCCCCCGGGAGCACGAACCAGCTGGAGAAAGCCATCCGCGCGCTGCAGTTCCCTCCCGGGGACTATTTCGTGTGGCTGGCCGGTGAGGCCAACACCCTGCGGCCCATCCGTGAGCACGTGTACAACGAGCGTGGCACCCACAAGCGATGGGTCAGCGCGACCGGCTACTGGAAGCGGGACACCGCCGACCACCACGAGCCTCACGACTGA
- a CDS encoding aldo/keto reductase — MPHTLGASGPTVSALGLGMAALGRPGYITLGHAEDLGAGRSVQAMEHRAHAVLDAAYRAGVRYFDAARSYGRAEDFLASWLAARGIPPGGVTVGSKWGYTYTAGWNVEAERHEVKDHSLSALRRQYAESRARLGAHLTLYQIHSATFESGVLDDTSVLGELARLREEGLRVGLSLSGPQQAAVLRRALEVRVDGRPLFSCVQATWNVLERSAGPALAEAHAAGWGVILKEVIANGRLGPRDQSPALHPFRALAQEQPTGPDVLATAAALAQPWTSVVLSGAATVEHLSSHLRALDLPYGEALEARLRGMAEAPQDYWALRSTLRWN; from the coding sequence ATGCCGCACACCCTTGGTGCCTCCGGGCCCACCGTGTCCGCGCTGGGGCTCGGGATGGCAGCCCTCGGACGTCCTGGCTACATCACCCTCGGCCATGCGGAGGACCTGGGCGCCGGCCGGTCCGTGCAGGCGATGGAACACCGGGCCCATGCGGTGCTCGATGCGGCCTACCGGGCGGGCGTGCGCTACTTCGACGCGGCCCGCTCCTATGGCCGGGCAGAGGACTTCCTGGCCTCGTGGCTGGCCGCGCGGGGCATCCCGCCGGGCGGCGTCACCGTGGGCTCCAAGTGGGGCTACACGTACACCGCCGGATGGAACGTGGAGGCCGAGCGCCACGAGGTGAAGGACCACTCCCTGTCCGCCCTGCGCCGCCAATACGCCGAGAGCCGCGCGCGCCTGGGAGCGCACCTCACCCTCTACCAGATTCACTCCGCCACCTTCGAGAGCGGCGTCCTGGACGACACGTCCGTGCTGGGGGAACTGGCACGGCTGCGCGAGGAGGGACTGCGCGTGGGGCTCTCGCTCAGCGGCCCCCAGCAAGCCGCGGTGTTGCGGCGCGCCCTGGAGGTCCGCGTGGACGGCCGTCCCCTGTTCTCCTGCGTGCAGGCCACCTGGAACGTGCTCGAACGCTCCGCGGGCCCGGCCCTCGCGGAGGCCCACGCCGCCGGGTGGGGCGTCATCCTCAAGGAGGTCATCGCCAATGGGCGGCTCGGCCCTCGTGACCAGAGCCCCGCGCTGCACCCCTTCCGGGCCCTGGCCCAGGAACAGCCTACCGGGCCGGACGTGCTCGCCACCGCCGCCGCGCTGGCGCAGCCCTGGACAAGCGTGGTGCTCAGCGGCGCGGCCACCGTGGAGCACCTGAGCAGCCACCTGCGCGCCCTGGACCTCCCCTACGGAGAGGCACTCGAGGCCCGCCTCCGTGGCATGGCCGAAGCGCCCCAGGATTACTGGGCCCTGCGAAGCACCCTGCGCTGGAATTGA
- the msrB gene encoding peptide-methionine (R)-S-oxide reductase MsrB, translating into MNWRLKGWWAGLLVAPVVALATGEVSKTEKEWRKQLTPQQFHVLREKGTERAFSGAYWNHHGEGTYHCAACGQPLFSSEAKFDSGTGWPSYWQPLASGAVKLHEDTSLFMTRTEVVCSRCGGHLGHVFDDGPAPTGLRYCINSVSLSFQKKP; encoded by the coding sequence ATGAACTGGCGACTCAAGGGGTGGTGGGCTGGATTGCTCGTGGCTCCAGTGGTGGCGCTTGCCACCGGCGAGGTGAGCAAGACGGAGAAGGAGTGGCGCAAGCAGCTGACGCCGCAGCAATTTCATGTGCTGCGCGAGAAGGGCACCGAGCGGGCCTTCTCGGGGGCGTACTGGAACCACCACGGGGAGGGCACCTACCACTGTGCCGCCTGTGGCCAGCCCCTCTTCTCCTCGGAGGCCAAGTTTGACTCGGGCACGGGGTGGCCCAGCTACTGGCAGCCACTTGCCTCGGGAGCGGTGAAGCTCCACGAGGACACGAGCCTGTTCATGACGCGCACCGAGGTGGTGTGTTCGCGCTGTGGGGGGCACCTGGGTCATGTCTTCGACGACGGACCTGCCCCCACGGGCCTGCGCTACTGCATCAACTCCGTGTCCCTGTCCTTCCAGAAAAAGCCCTGA
- a CDS encoding class I SAM-dependent methyltransferase, whose translation MIMTAAGGRTGSTDSGNPKYKSLYNSLATDIPDKRFVFMNHGFAELKLGAEDFSWLKREDEAWKYSINLVRHLLRDVNLDGKTILDVGCGRGGTCSYLMRYAKPKQVRGLDYSEQNIAFCKNTHVHEGLDFVQGDAQHLPFEDGSFDVVTNIESSHCYPNREQFYSEVHRVLKPGGFFCYTDNLRRFPGKWRVEGQLKRAGFRVLSYEDITQNVIHGIMRSSSSLYELLTSMVDPKLGNEQTLQAIYFSVTHRNTQLYLLGLQSYRLWRLERI comes from the coding sequence ATGATCATGACAGCAGCGGGAGGCCGTACCGGGAGCACAGACTCAGGAAACCCGAAGTACAAGTCGCTCTACAACAGCCTTGCGACGGATATCCCCGACAAACGATTCGTCTTCATGAATCATGGCTTCGCCGAGTTGAAGCTGGGGGCGGAGGACTTCAGCTGGCTCAAGCGTGAGGATGAGGCCTGGAAATACTCAATCAATCTGGTCCGCCATCTCCTCAGGGATGTGAATCTGGACGGCAAGACAATCCTCGATGTCGGCTGCGGGCGCGGAGGAACCTGCTCGTACTTGATGCGGTACGCGAAGCCGAAGCAAGTCCGGGGGCTTGATTACAGCGAGCAAAACATCGCGTTCTGCAAGAACACCCACGTTCATGAGGGGCTCGATTTCGTCCAGGGCGATGCCCAGCACTTACCCTTCGAGGATGGGAGCTTCGACGTTGTCACCAACATCGAGTCGTCTCACTGCTATCCAAACCGGGAGCAGTTCTACAGCGAGGTGCACCGGGTTCTGAAACCAGGGGGCTTTTTCTGCTACACCGACAACCTGCGTCGCTTTCCGGGGAAGTGGCGGGTGGAAGGGCAGCTCAAGCGCGCGGGGTTCCGGGTGCTGAGCTATGAGGACATCACCCAGAATGTCATTCACGGCATCATGCGGAGCAGCAGTTCCCTTTATGAGCTGCTCACCAGCATGGTCGACCCCAAGCTTGGCAACGAGCAGACCCTGCAGGCCATCTATTTCTCGGTCACCCACCGCAACACGCAGCTTTACCTGCTGGGGCTCCAGAGTTACCGGCTCTGGCGCCTGGAGCGTATTTGA
- the hrpA gene encoding ATP-dependent RNA helicase HrpA, giving the protein MSGDSPVPPPGGLPTLHFPPELPISSRVEDITAAITAHPVVIVAGATGSGKTTQLPKVLLAMGRGRPRQIGVTQPRRIAATSVAARVARELGTELGTDVGYQIRFEDRSSRQTAVKFMTDGVLLAQIHSDPLLSRYDTVVLDEAHERSLTIDFLLGWLKRILPRRPDLKVVVSSATIETERFSRFFGGAPVIQVEGRTFPVDVLYEPPPEDAELADSVADAVADVLSLDPDGDVLVFLPGEREIREAESALNARELRGTVVQPLYARLSAAEQSRVFATIPERRVILATNVAETSVTIPGIVYVVDTGVARLSRYDPRSGTTRLHIEPVSQASADQRKGRCGRVREGICVRLYDEASFTTRPAFTDPEIKRTGLAGVILRMKSLGLGDVEDFPFLDPPQPRAIAEGWRVLEELGAIEGKDRTLTPLGHQLARFPVDPRIARMILAGAEYGCLDEVLIVAAALNLQDPRERPRELAQKADELHRRFRDEHSDFTGLLKLWAFVREAEGRGTSHLRRVCRDNFLSFLRVREWRDVQRQLEETVRELRLPRKGRGAPARGDVLHQALLTGLLSRIGQWNPEQRHYMGAKQTRFMVHPSSALAKKPPAWVMAFELVETSQLFARTVAKLDPEWLAAAAPHLLKRSYSEPHWSEKSARAVVKENATLFGLQVFKERPVALASMDPARARLMFIEHALVRGEYRTRGAFQEKNRQVLERVARLRDKARRSELLDSEALLTFFDQCLPADVTDGASFEAWRRKAEAADPGVLVLSMEDALSHDPGLSPAHYPDAITLHGTSVPVTYTFDPAAEDDGITLSVPLLLLAQLVPGELDWTIPGWQREKLTALLEQVPRAQRKQLGPVLALADRLEKELVPFRGPMIPALARAVSRLCGVDVPEESLRADAVAPYLRVTLRVLDERGKELARSRDADALLEQYGGRARTALRSAAPASDWERKGLTAWTFGELPAVVTRRVGGLEIRSYPALVDRGAAVDLVLLETSAAADAATRTGVRRLLMLAARGHVAVSAARMPLPFPSLDGAPPARGHADAFRALVLARSVDDAFQLAPGAPLPRTKAAFEALVREGSPHIERVAREWAGAVGVTSSELAATLAALKAASKGPSGSAAMRDIRSQLGHLFPANLIEWIPFVRLLNYPRYLRAAQARLSRAVANPGKDAGKAAPFTPLWETFLARRPTVRDQEAAQELRWAFEELRVAIFAPEVTTPVSVTVAKVGAALAALR; this is encoded by the coding sequence ATGTCCGGCGACTCACCCGTCCCCCCCCCCGGCGGCTTGCCCACCCTGCACTTCCCCCCCGAGCTCCCCATCTCAAGCCGGGTGGAGGACATCACTGCGGCCATCACCGCCCATCCGGTGGTCATTGTCGCGGGGGCCACCGGCTCGGGGAAGACGACGCAGCTGCCGAAAGTCCTGCTCGCCATGGGGCGCGGCCGCCCGCGCCAGATTGGCGTCACCCAGCCCCGGCGTATCGCCGCGACGAGCGTGGCGGCGCGCGTGGCACGCGAGCTCGGCACGGAGCTGGGCACGGACGTCGGCTACCAGATTCGCTTCGAGGACCGCTCGTCCCGGCAGACGGCCGTGAAGTTCATGACCGACGGGGTCCTGCTCGCGCAGATTCACAGCGACCCGCTCCTGAGCCGCTACGACACGGTCGTGCTCGACGAGGCCCACGAGCGCAGCCTCACCATCGACTTCCTGCTCGGGTGGCTCAAGCGCATCCTCCCCAGGCGCCCCGACCTCAAGGTGGTGGTGAGCTCGGCCACCATCGAGACCGAGCGCTTCTCGCGGTTCTTCGGAGGGGCTCCGGTCATCCAGGTGGAGGGCCGTACCTTTCCAGTGGATGTCCTCTACGAGCCGCCCCCCGAGGACGCCGAGCTCGCCGACTCCGTCGCCGATGCGGTGGCGGACGTGCTCTCGCTCGACCCGGACGGGGACGTCCTCGTGTTCCTCCCCGGTGAGCGGGAAATCCGCGAGGCCGAGAGTGCCCTGAACGCGCGCGAGCTCCGCGGCACGGTGGTGCAGCCCCTGTATGCGCGCCTGTCGGCCGCCGAGCAGTCGCGCGTCTTCGCCACCATCCCCGAGCGCCGGGTCATCCTCGCCACCAACGTCGCGGAGACGTCGGTCACCATCCCGGGCATCGTGTACGTCGTGGACACGGGGGTGGCGCGCCTGTCGCGCTACGACCCGCGCTCGGGCACCACGCGCCTGCACATCGAGCCGGTCTCCCAGGCCAGCGCCGACCAGCGCAAAGGGCGCTGCGGCCGCGTGCGCGAGGGGATCTGCGTGCGCCTCTACGACGAGGCGAGCTTCACCACGCGGCCCGCCTTCACCGACCCGGAAATCAAGCGCACCGGGCTCGCGGGGGTCATCCTGCGGATGAAGTCCCTCGGCCTCGGTGACGTCGAGGACTTCCCCTTCCTCGACCCGCCCCAGCCGAGGGCCATCGCCGAGGGCTGGCGGGTACTCGAGGAGCTCGGGGCCATCGAGGGCAAGGATCGCACCTTGACGCCGCTCGGGCACCAGCTCGCGCGCTTCCCGGTGGACCCGCGCATCGCGCGGATGATTCTCGCCGGCGCCGAGTACGGGTGCCTGGACGAGGTGCTCATCGTCGCCGCGGCGCTCAACCTGCAGGACCCGCGCGAGCGGCCACGGGAGCTCGCGCAGAAGGCGGACGAGCTGCACCGGCGCTTCCGTGACGAGCACTCGGACTTCACGGGGCTCCTCAAGCTGTGGGCGTTCGTGCGCGAGGCCGAGGGCCGGGGGACCTCCCATCTGCGGCGCGTGTGCCGGGACAACTTCCTGTCCTTCCTGCGGGTGCGCGAGTGGCGGGACGTCCAGCGCCAGCTCGAGGAGACCGTCCGCGAGCTGCGCCTGCCGCGCAAGGGCCGGGGCGCCCCGGCGCGCGGGGACGTCCTGCACCAGGCGCTCCTCACCGGGCTCCTGTCCCGCATCGGCCAGTGGAATCCGGAGCAGCGCCACTATATGGGCGCGAAGCAGACGCGCTTCATGGTTCACCCCTCGTCGGCGCTCGCGAAAAAGCCACCTGCCTGGGTGATGGCGTTCGAACTCGTGGAGACGTCCCAGCTGTTCGCGCGCACCGTGGCGAAGCTCGACCCGGAGTGGCTCGCGGCGGCGGCCCCCCACCTGCTCAAGCGCAGCTACTCCGAACCGCACTGGTCGGAGAAGTCCGCGCGCGCCGTGGTGAAGGAGAACGCGACCCTCTTCGGGCTTCAGGTCTTCAAGGAGCGCCCCGTGGCCCTGGCCAGCATGGACCCCGCCCGGGCACGGCTGATGTTCATCGAGCATGCCCTGGTGCGCGGCGAGTACCGCACCCGGGGGGCGTTCCAGGAGAAGAACCGCCAGGTGCTCGAGCGCGTGGCGCGCCTGCGGGACAAGGCCCGGCGCAGCGAGCTGCTCGACAGCGAGGCGCTGCTGACGTTCTTCGACCAGTGCCTCCCGGCGGACGTGACGGACGGAGCGAGCTTCGAGGCCTGGCGCCGCAAGGCCGAGGCGGCCGACCCCGGCGTGCTCGTCCTCTCGATGGAGGATGCCCTCTCACACGACCCGGGCCTGTCCCCGGCGCACTACCCGGACGCCATCACCCTGCACGGCACGTCCGTGCCGGTGACATACACCTTCGACCCCGCGGCCGAGGACGACGGCATCACCCTGAGCGTGCCGCTGCTGCTGCTCGCCCAGTTGGTCCCGGGTGAGCTCGATTGGACCATCCCCGGGTGGCAGCGGGAGAAACTCACCGCCCTGCTCGAGCAGGTCCCCCGCGCCCAGCGCAAGCAGCTGGGGCCCGTGCTGGCCCTGGCCGACCGTCTCGAGAAAGAACTTGTGCCCTTCCGCGGGCCGATGATTCCAGCGCTCGCGCGCGCGGTGTCCCGGCTGTGCGGCGTGGACGTGCCTGAGGAGTCCCTCCGGGCGGATGCCGTGGCACCGTACCTGCGCGTCACGCTCCGGGTGCTCGACGAGCGGGGAAAGGAGCTTGCGCGAAGCCGCGACGCCGACGCGCTGCTCGAGCAGTACGGGGGACGTGCACGGACGGCGCTGCGCAGCGCCGCACCGGCTTCGGACTGGGAGCGCAAGGGGCTGACAGCCTGGACCTTCGGCGAGCTGCCCGCCGTGGTCACCCGGCGGGTCGGCGGGCTCGAGATCCGCAGCTACCCCGCGCTCGTCGACCGGGGCGCGGCTGTGGACCTGGTACTGCTCGAGACATCCGCCGCCGCCGACGCGGCCACGCGCACGGGGGTCCGCCGGCTCCTGATGCTCGCCGCGCGCGGACACGTGGCCGTCAGCGCCGCGCGCATGCCGCTGCCCTTCCCGTCCCTGGACGGCGCGCCGCCCGCGCGGGGCCATGCCGACGCCTTCCGGGCGCTCGTCCTCGCCCGCAGCGTCGACGATGCGTTCCAGCTCGCACCGGGTGCGCCGCTGCCCCGCACGAAGGCGGCCTTCGAGGCGCTGGTCCGTGAGGGCTCACCGCACATCGAGCGTGTGGCCCGGGAGTGGGCGGGCGCCGTCGGTGTCACCTCCTCGGAGCTGGCTGCGACGCTCGCTGCACTCAAGGCAGCATCCAAGGGGCCGAGCGGCTCGGCGGCCATGCGGGACATCCGCTCGCAGCTTGGGCACCTGTTTCCCGCGAACCTCATCGAGTGGATTCCCTTCGTGCGCCTGCTGAACTACCCGCGCTACCTCCGCGCGGCCCAGGCACGGCTGTCGCGTGCGGTGGCGAACCCCGGCAAGGACGCAGGGAAGGCCGCGCCCTTCACCCCCCTGTGGGAGACCTTCCTCGCCAGGCGCCCCACGGTGCGTGACCAGGAGGCGGCGCAGGAGCTGCGGTGGGCCTTCGAGGAGCTCCGCGTGGCCATCTTCGCTCCGGAGGTGACGACGCCCGTGTCGGTGACGGTGGCGAAGGTCGGCGCGGCCCTCGCGGCGCTGCGCTAG